The nucleotide window TACCGCGATCCCACCCGGAAGCCTGCCGGGCACGTCAGCGGCCGAACACCTCTCGCCGTCCTTCCCCGAGCGTGCCGCCTGGGGCACCGCCGGCAAGCTGCGAGCGTGGCAGGCCGAAGCCCTCGAACTGTACCTGCGCACCATGCCGCGAGACTTCCTCGCCGCGGCGACCCCGGGCGCCGGCAAGACGACCTTCGCGCTGCGCCTGGCCGCCGAGCTCCGAGCTCGCCACGAGATCGACCGCATCACCGTCGTCGCCCCGACCGACCACCTGAAACGGCAGTGGGCGGATGCCGCGGCGCGCGCCGGCATCCGCCTCGACCCGGGGTTCCGCAACGCGCACGGCCGCACCGCCCGCCACTACCACGGCGTCGCCGTCACTTACGCGCAGGTCGCGATGCGCCCCGCGCTGCACCGCGAGCTCACCCTCTCGGGCCGAAGCCTCGTCATCCTCGACGAGGTGCACCACGGCGGCGACACGCTCTCGTGGGGCGATGCGATCCGCGAGGCATTCGAGCACGCGGCCAAACGCCTCTCGCTGACCGGCACCCCGTTCCGCAGCGACACGGCGCCCATCCCGTTCGTGCACTACGAGCCCGATGCGCAGGGCATCCGCGTCTCCAAGACCGACTACGACTACGGCTACGGCCGGGCCCTGGCCGACGGAGTCGTGCGGCCCGTGCTGTTCATGGTCTACGCCGGCCACATGCGCTGGCGCACGAAGGCCGGCGACGAGATGGAGGCCAAGCTCGGCGAGGACAACACGAAGGACATCACGTCCTCGGCCTGGCGCACGGCCCTCGAACCGAGCGGCGAATGGATCCCGGCGGTGCTGCGCGCCGCCGACCGGCGTCTCGGCGAGGTGCGCCAGTCGATCCCCGACGCCGGCGGCCTCGTCATCGCCACCGACCAGACCGTCGCGCGCGAGTACGCGAGGATCCTCGAGTCGATCTGCCGCGAGCCGGTCACCGTCGTCCTCTCGGACGAGAAGGAGGCCAGCGCCCGCATCGAGGAGTTCTCCGAGAACACCAGGCGGTGGATGGTCGCGGTGCGGATGGTTTCCGAGGGTGTGGACGTGCCGCGCCTCGCGGTCGGGGTGTATGCGACGAGCGCGTCGACCCCGCTGTTCTTCGCCCAGGCAGTCGGGCGCTTCGTGCGTGCACGGCGCCGTGGCGAGACGGCCTCGGTGTTCCTGCCGAACGTGCCGGTGCTGATGAACCTCGCCGCCCAGCTCGAACTCGAACGAGACCATGCCCTCGACCGGCGCGGGGGCGACGACGACGACGGCGACGGGCTTCTCGACGACGAGGCGCTCGCGGCGGCCAACCGCGAAGAACGCGCCTCCGAGGAGGGACTCGGCACCTGGGAGGCGATCGGCTCCGACGCCTCATTCGACCGAGTGCTCTACGACGGCACCGAGTTCGGCACCCTCGCCGAGCCCGGCAGCGACGAGGAGCTCGACTTCATCGGCATCCCCGGGCTGCTGGAGCCCGAACAGGTCTCCGAGCTCCTCAGGCACCGGCAGGCCAGACAGGCGCGCCGGGCCGGCGAGCGCCGCAAGCACGATGTCGAGCATCCGCCCGAGGAGCCCGTCGCCCTCTACCGCACGCTGAAGGAGCAGCGCACGCTGCTGAACAGCCTCGTCGGCCTCTGGGCGCGCATGTCGGGCGAACCGCACTCGCTCGTGCACGCCGAACTGCGCCGCGCGTGCGGCGGGCCGGCGGTGGGGCAGGCGACGGTCACGCAGCTGCAGTCGCGCATCGAGCTGCTGCGGAAACGGCTCGCGCAGCACTGACGTCCGGTGAGCGGATGCCGTGGGGCGCCCGGCGGGCCGCAGCGACGCTGTGGCATCCACCCCGCGGCATCCACCCCGCGTAGCATGGCGGATATGCGCCAGCGCACGCGTGTGCTCGTCGTCGCGATCGTCGTCTCGTTCATCGCGTTCCTCGACGGCGCCGTCATCAACGTCGCACTCCCCGCGATCGAACGCGAGCTCGGCGGCGGCCTCACCCTGCAGCAGTGGGCGGTCGACGCCTATCTGCTGACGCTCGGCTCGCTGATCCTGCTGGCCGGCAGCCTCTCCGACTCGTTCGGACGTGTGCGCATCATCGTCGCCGGTCTCGCCGTGTTCGGCATCGCCTCCGTGGCGGCAGCGCTCGCCCCCGACGGGGTGCTGTTCGTCCTCGCCCGCGGCGTGCAGGGCATCGGCGGGGCACTGCTCGTGCCGAGTTCGCTGGCGCTCATCATCTCGACGTTCCCGCAGGCCGAGCAGTCTCGGGCGATCGGGCGGTGGACGGCGTGGACGACGGCCGCGTTCCTCATCGGGCCGCTGCTCGGCGGCGTCCTCGTCGACCTCGTGTCGTGGCGGCTCGTGTT belongs to Agromyces archimandritae and includes:
- a CDS encoding DEAD/DEAH box helicase, which codes for MSTAIPPGSLPGTSAAEHLSPSFPERAAWGTAGKLRAWQAEALELYLRTMPRDFLAAATPGAGKTTFALRLAAELRARHEIDRITVVAPTDHLKRQWADAAARAGIRLDPGFRNAHGRTARHYHGVAVTYAQVAMRPALHRELTLSGRSLVILDEVHHGGDTLSWGDAIREAFEHAAKRLSLTGTPFRSDTAPIPFVHYEPDAQGIRVSKTDYDYGYGRALADGVVRPVLFMVYAGHMRWRTKAGDEMEAKLGEDNTKDITSSAWRTALEPSGEWIPAVLRAADRRLGEVRQSIPDAGGLVIATDQTVAREYARILESICREPVTVVLSDEKEASARIEEFSENTRRWMVAVRMVSEGVDVPRLAVGVYATSASTPLFFAQAVGRFVRARRRGETASVFLPNVPVLMNLAAQLELERDHALDRRGGDDDDGDGLLDDEALAAANREERASEEGLGTWEAIGSDASFDRVLYDGTEFGTLAEPGSDEELDFIGIPGLLEPEQVSELLRHRQARQARRAGERRKHDVEHPPEEPVALYRTLKEQRTLLNSLVGLWARMSGEPHSLVHAELRRACGGPAVGQATVTQLQSRIELLRKRLAQH